The following is a genomic window from Fulvia fulva chromosome 9, complete sequence.
GATCATGGTAGCACCGATACGAAGCTTGAAGCGCGAGGTTCAAACACTGGACGAAGGGAGCTGGTATTGCTTTGATTTGATCGAAGATGGATCATGGTAAGGTGATCATGGGGCGATGATGCTGTTTGCTACAAAATACGAAATACAATGCCATCCAGCTCAGACATGATCTGACAACTCTTTCCAGGATGACTTGGACCTGGACCTCACACTGACATCTCGTGCTTCTAGTCTATCATTCGTCCCGCCGTGATTCGTCCAAGTAGCGACCGTCCCTGGTTTCCCTCAACCGACGTCAATCGAAGTGAAGTCGTGTATCACATCATGACCGTGACACTCAGCACAAGCCATAGCTCAATAACCAGTCGGCACCGGAGGCGCAGTCGCCGTTGGAATAACACCAGTCCCAGTCGGCGCCGTCGGCGTCGGTCCAGGCTCACCCTCACCATACTTTGGTGGCTCGTATGGGAAGTAAGGCTCGAAGTGATATTGTCGCACGCCACCGAATTGCTTGACTTGCTTCTGCCGATGGTGGTACTCTGGGATCTGCGGGAGGGCAGTAGGGCCAGGATAGCCTGTGCCAGTACCTGTGCTGAAGCCGGTAGGGAGGTATGGAGATGGAGGGGGGTAGCGTTCTTCGAGGCTGCGTTTGATGTTGTAGTAGCCTGTTGGTGCTGGTGCTGTTGGACCGGGAGCTGTTGGGAATACACCTGTGGGAAGGGGGATGCCTGTGCCTGTGCCGGTGGGGACTGGTCTTGTTTCGAAGACACCTGAGTGCGTTAGCACAAGAGTGATCGATTGTTCTCCCTGTCTACACACCTTCTGCTGAGCTCGGCCTCAATGTCGGAAAGGGAGCGTACACCGGCGGCTTGTGTCGAAGGCGTGTCCAGCCCTGGAGATCGAAGAAGGGCAGGGCAAAGGCGGTGCTGAACAGTAAGAAGAATGACACAACGCCGCTGATGCTAAGGCCTGCCATCGTGTATGATCCGTTCGGCGGCTACCAATGGAAGTGGCTGTGGAGCGAGAGGATCCAGTAAAGAACGGAATGAGGAGATCAAGACTAGCGACGCTTGACCTTTCAATGAGAAAAGAATGCACCCAGTGCGGTAGAAGAGAAAGGAACAATAGATATTAGAGATCGAAAAGAGAAGAGCCTCGGAGGGCGGAGGATCCACAGTAGTAGGCCTCGATATACTACCCGCATGAGTCTCCAGCTTACACAACATCCAGAGGGCTCATATAACGTACACCGAACCTGCATCTCCAAGACCGCGCGTTCCATCAGCCACCAGTGACACTTCGCGCACATGGTCCAGAGTGCCTGTCATCGAAGGTGACGACGCCCTCCGACACGCCGTCATCGTGTCGAACTGCCTATAGGATGAAGTCGTATGCCACTGCGACGCAGTGAAACGCGAGCCTCACATCCAGGCACGGGAAGGACCATGCGTGTTCATCTCGGTGGCGCTGGTACTTGAGTACTGTTGAAGTCATAGGAGGCACCTCCGTACGCTTCGCTGCAGGAGACAGAGTGGTAACGACCTATGACCCATGTTAGACTATGCTGTCTGAGCGGAGCACTATCAGATTCCGTCTTAACCTACGACGCCGAGTCCCTGGGCGAGGCGTACGAGGATGGTGGGTCTGGGTCCTCTGCTCCTATGGATAAAGTTGTATGGTGGAACAAACGGAGCCGTTGCATCAGCCTTCCCCCGTGACGGCGAAAGCGTGCGCGAAGCAACGATAAGGAACTAGATGAAGTGCCAGAACAGCCCCCGGAAGATCGTAAACCAGGATGTCCCCCGTCTCATCAGTTCTCTCACGGGGCGAAAGGGGTGCCGATGTGTCCTGAAACACGCCTTCTCCATCCCGCGCCGTGGCTAGATGTCGCAAGAAGGAACAACACGGTCGTAAGGCCCTCTGAACACTCGGGAGTTGTGGTCTGGCCACTATCCCTCATTCGTCCAGGTCCGCGCGTGCAATGGCGACATCAAGCAGAAAACACCTTCACATGTCAGCATCACTCTTCACATCCATGAAGAGCTTCGCACATGAGACTGCGCATTACCTGAGACGACAGCTGTACGCGAAGCGCCCAAGTCGTGATTGCGACTGCAAGATATCAGCCCTTCGGATGGCTCCGTTCATCTATTGTAAATCGGCGCACTTCACGCATGCCGTGCGACCGATAACACAGTCAAAGGTCGCAATGCTTTCGGCATGGAGCATTCAGGCACAACATCTGTCCGCATCTCACCATCTGTCAGGAAGCGGAACAGCATCACAACCAGAGAGAACGGGAGGTCCGTTCCACGACTCCGTGTATCAGCTGCAATCATCTAGACTCACGACCAAGCTTTGTGAGAAGCAGCCAGGGTGGCGGCGTCCACTCGTCCACACATTTCGGGTTCCGTCATGCATCAGGCCCGCCGGAGGGCTCCCGACAGCGGGTCGCCGCTGACAGAATGCAGCATCTCGCCGTCCTCGTGCGTGGGAGTACATGTACTGCAGCTCGCTAGACGTTGTGCTTCCGAGTTGCATCTCGTCAGTTCATGCCGTGTGAACACCACTAATAACGCTACTCCGATCTCTCATTCGGATCGCATTAATCTCGAGGCAATGATGAGACTGTACACGTAGCCGTAGTCCTTGATATGGAACATCGTTAGCTCTCGGTCGTGAGGTGTCTATAGGTACAATAGTGGCCAACAACGCGCGCCTATGCGTACATAGTACACTGCGTCTCTCCGATGCCTCGCTTCTGCGAGTGACATCACATCCTCGATATCAGCTTCTCGTCGTCAAAGTGCGTACATGGATTTCTCGCAGTGGACGGTTAGAACCCCTTGAACGGATCCATGCCATCTTCGTCGAACACGTAGCCGGCCCGCCTCTTATCGACGGTCGACTGACTCAGGCCGCTGCCTCGTCGCGGTCTCCGTGGTGCGCCAATGACAGGCGGTGGCGCGGGAATGTACAGAACGCCATCTCGCACGTTCGGGTCTACGAACGCCTCCATACGTACGGTTCCGACAGCCTCGAAGAAGTTCGGCCTGTCTGGACTGGCGATCGAGTTTCCTCGGCTGACAGACTTCGCCGATACATTTGGACGGTACGACGAACCATTCGTTGAAGAGCCCCCTCGGCGATGCGTTGATCCGGTTGAGGATGGGACAGCGCTCGATGAGAAACTGCGGAAGTTGCTCAGCGGCTGAGACAGGTGTTGCGGACCCGTGTTGCTGCGTTTGCGCTGGTGTTTGCTGGTGGTGATGTAAAGGCGTGGCACGGCTGGGAAGTCCGCGCCTGCTTCTTGACCCAGAAGCTCACTTGGGATAAGCTCTGAGCCGTAGACGTCCCCAGGATCGGAGCGACCCTGCAGGTATTCTGGCCTCTTACCATGGGCAACTCGGATTGAATCTCGGACTTTGGATCTTCCGAAAGAGGAAGCCCTGTGTCGCTTGACAGGCACACCGTCTATCGAGTTGTTGTTCGAAGGTATTGGCGGTATCGGAGGTGCGTCTGACTTTGCTGTTGTCGGCTGGGGTATTTGTCCAGGAAGTTGACTCGATTGCGCCAAGAATGAGAGAGCTGTCATCCACAAGCCATGTCGTTCCCGTGTGGTAGTAGTGAACTTCAAAGCTCGTTCTGGGGTGAGGATCAGAATCGACCGCTTCCAAGCAGAGGACAACTCGGCATTCTTTGGCAGTGGTGTCGGATCCTCTACGTCCAGTACGGACTGAATCGCAACTGTGCTCGCGTTAGTACAATGAAGTCCATCTTGAGAGCAACAACTTACGCTTTCGTCCCTTCTTGCCAAGCAATGCCGGTCCAGACGTTGGTTGCTTGTTGTCCCACATGATGGTGCGCTCGTAGGGCGACAGCCACACCCAGCGCTTGTGACGTGTTCCATGGCCGGTGGTCATGTTCACAACACCGTTCTGATCAGCGACAGGGAACTCGGAGCTATCCTCGCCGATGCCGAAGGACTTCCTCTTGCGGATGTACTTCCACATCCATTCGCCAACCATGGTCCCCGCAATGGCGTCCACGAGGTTGGTCTCCTCTGATACCCGACCTGCACTGCTAGCTTCTGCTGGAGATCTGGCAATGTCCACAGAGCCTTTGGTGCAGTCATACTCTGGGCTTCGCAGGTTCTCCTTCACTGGCGTCGGCAATTCTGGAATGGGGAACCTTGTGGGCGTTGCGCCTTCTAACGCCATCGACTGGATAGGCGTGAGATCTGGAGACCTCCTGCGTCTGCGATGCCCCTTCGTCGGCGAACCTCGACCTGTGCGGTTGCGAATGACAGCAGCTGACTGCACCTTCCTGAGACTCACCTGCCTCGAGTGCTGCGAGCGTCCCGCACGTGAGCCTCGAGCACCTAGAGCCTCATACCGCGTCGGGCTTCGAGAGCCCTCGCTAGATGTCTTAGCTGGCACACGCGAGCTCGATCGCAATGGAATAGGATACGGAGGCGGGATGTGTACGCCAGCTGCTCCTGGCGGCGCGCTCTTCGTAGTAGATGCCATGCTGCCGAAGCTCGGACTTCTCGAACGGAACTCCTTGCGAGCATCCGGCTTGCTAAGCTTCGAGGTCTGACGAACATTTCTGCGCTGCGAGTTCGCTCGACTGCTCGAGACGGATGGTGCTGGCGCAGCTCCATATGAGTCGGCAGTGTCCGGTCGACGCTCCGGCGAGATCTCTTTGTCCTCGGGCACAGCTTTAGGAGGCTCGGAAAGACCAAAACGTCCCGGCGGAGGACGGCTGAGCTGTGGGATGGAGCCTGCCAAATCAGACCCATCGTAGTCAGTACCACCGTCTTCGTAGTCGCTACCCTCTGACAACTGATCGGCGTCAGTAAAGTAAGCATTATCGAACTTTGGCTGGCTGACACCGTATTGTGATGATCTATTCAGCGGCCCGTTGCTCTGAAACGTCTCACCATGTGGCATCGGTGGAGACAGAACAGGCCGTGGCAAGGGTAACGCCTTCAATGGATAGTTTCGGAGGTCTTTTGAGCTGTTGTTCCGCGACATCTCCGAGCTTGAGTCGGAAGGAGACTGCACTGCGGAAGGTGAGATGGGGATAGAGCTGACTGGTATCCGTGGAATCTTGGTGAAGATCTTCGCGTTTCCAGCGCTCGCAATACGATTTGGTCGTGGAGCTGGTTCCTGGAACGTGGGACTCGGGAGCAGGCTTCCTGGCAGCAGATGGGGCGGCAGTTTCACAGGTCGTTTGTCGATCCTGATCTCTTCGGTCTGCACACTGGCATCCTTGCACGGCCATACAAGGTTCGCTTGTGCGGATGCGTTTTTGGTGCCAGGTGGTAAAACATACGGTCGTGGAGAAGACGGCCTCGAATTAGGTGGGTGAATCGCAATCGATGGGACGAACGAAGGTGGAGACAGGCTGTCACGCTTCGGTGTGTGGCCTTTCGGGGGTTCTGGTTCCACAGGGTCGGTCTGCGTCGATGCTGTGCTATATGCTGGTGCTACAGCAGGGGACGCTTTCTCCTCAAGCCAGGTTACTCCATCCACAACCGGCGTCTGCGGTGGACTGATTGGCGAACCAGATGTAAGTGAAAGACGGTCTGAAGTTGCGAGCTGCAAACCAGAATTTCTCTGTGTGCTAGCAGGTGGTGCATGCTCGTCTGTAGTGACATGTTCGACGACTTTCGTGTCCTCTTGTTCATGGGATACTTCCACTCGAGGCGGGGACGCTGGCGGCGAGGGCTGATACCCATTGTCGACGTACACAACCTTGGGCGCCGGCTCGCGCAGCTCCATGTGCTGCGGTGGCGGAGTTGTAGCTCGATCATGGTACTGTGGTCGCGGGACTGAGGGTGCTCCCTGCGTCTCCTGTGCTTCGATAGGAACGTCCAAGATACGTTTCGTCTTTGCGTCGAGCGTTCGGCGCACTACACTACGCCTGGACTCTGGAGATTGATTCGCTCGCTCGGAAAAGTCGAAGTCGTCGTCTCCATGCTCTGAATCGTCGTTGTCGTACTCGTCCT
Proteins encoded in this region:
- a CDS encoding Anucleate primary sterigmata protein A, yielding MADYFSEYNSFLGAKGLPSPADTPYETPAIIRSKRSSRVASSREHSITPPLPSDSTETPDKSKYSSLDPRRFTPTLHASLVSEILNLRRELDSKNHLVENLETTLSTVKVENETLNGQLSESAREVRKAKRQVEQMEQGTFDAVEVLAQERDNAKAALDDLRSKFENTQRKTRQQDEDSERTQSIWENEKEAWDNERRQLERRVHVTESRLRAVVEEMAIQQSQTVQEDDTTDENTFKDSGLGEGSDTSSIRTASPTKHKRNMSSISFRRRQTRFSMSSRTTTATPDLYARSGNNLADELGIDEEDEYDNDDSEHGDDDFDFSERANQSPESRRSVVRRTLDAKTKRILDVPIEAQETQGAPSVPRPQYHDRATTPPPQHMELREPAPKVVYVDNGYQPSPPASPPRVEVSHEQEDTKVVEHVTTDEHAPPASTQRNSGLQLATSDRLSLTSGSPISPPQTPVVDGVTWLEEKASPAVAPAYSTASTQTDPVEPEPPKGHTPKRDSLSPPSFVPSIAIHPPNSRPSSPRPYVLPPGTKNASAQANLVWPCKDASVQTEEIRIDKRPVKLPPHLLPGSLLPSPTFQEPAPRPNRIASAGNAKIFTKIPRIPVSSIPISPSAVQSPSDSSSEMSRNNSSKDLRNYPLKALPLPRPVLSPPMPHGETFQSNGPLNRSSQYGVSQPKFDNAYFTDADQLSEGSDYEDGGTDYDGSDLAGSIPQLSRPPPGRFGLSEPPKAVPEDKEISPERRPDTADSYGAAPAPSVSSSRANSQRRNVRQTSKLSKPDARKEFRSRSPSFGSMASTTKSAPPGAAGVHIPPPYPIPLRSSSRVPAKTSSEGSRSPTRYEALGARGSRAGRSQHSRQVSLRKVQSAAVIRNRTGRGSPTKGHRRRRRSPDLTPIQSMALEGATPTRFPIPELPTPVKENLRSPEYDCTKGSVDIARSPAEASSAGRVSEETNLVDAIAGTMVGEWMWKYIRKRKSFGIGEDSSEFPVADQNGVVNMTTGHGTRHKRWVWLSPYERTIMWDNKQPTSGPALLGKKGRKLAIQSVLDVEDPTPLPKNAELSSAWKRSILILTPERALKFTTTTRERHGLWMTALSFLAQSSQLPGQIPQPTTAKSDAPPIPPIPSNNNSIDGVPVKRHRASSFGRSKVRDSIRVAHGKRPEYLQGRSDPGDVYGSELIPSELLGQEAGADFPAVPRLYITTSKHQRKRSNTGPQHLSQPLSNFRSFSSSAVPSSTGSTHRRGGSSTNGSSYRPNVSAKSVSRGNSIASPDRPNFFEAVGTVRMEAFVDPNVRDGVLYIPAPPPVIGAPRRPRRGSGLSQSTVDKRRAGYVFDEDGMDPFKGF